Proteins from a single region of Ziziphus jujuba cultivar Dongzao chromosome 1, ASM3175591v1:
- the LOC107415684 gene encoding type I inositol polyphosphate 5-phosphatase 12 isoform X2 codes for MDDRIEDDDREALAGLSSSAHPPRKSLSYTHQLRGSSAHKRHNQVRKHSLDDAQINPRNNNNGNNSNINNSNNNNADRYCSSSDDDEFFPYSCNSAPASGDHEEDYLSQRIDQGLSMDVVGSADQCQPLPEFIGSGGGTGIFKVPTRAAVHPGRPPCLELRPHPLRETQVGKFLRNIACTETQLWAGQESGVRVWNLQEGYEPGSGLGGRVMRGDEDAAPFHESANTPPVMSLMIDDGNRLVWTGHKDGKIRSWRMDKPLSLSLSDHSPFKEGLSWQAHRTPVLAITMTSHGDLWSGSEGGIIKIWPWESIEKSLSLKSEERYMAALLVERSYIDLRNKVTVNGVCSISSQDVKCLLSDHGRAKVWCASALSFSLWDSRTRELVKVFNIEGQIENRVDMSSVQQDQVAVEDEMKVKFVSTSKKEKSQGFLQRSRNAIMGAADAVRRVATRGAGAFVEDNTKRTEALVLAADGMIWSGCTNGLLIQWDGNGNRVQDFNPHPCAVQCFCTFGTRIYIGYVSGIVQVMDLDGTLIAGWVAHSSPVIKLAVGTNYVFSLATHGGIRGWNITSPGPIDNILRAELAGREKTYTRRNNVRILIGTWNVGQGRASHDALMSWLGSAVPDVGIVVIGLQEVEMGAGFLAMSAAKETVGLEGSSVGHWWLDNIGKALEEGKTFERMGSRQLAGLLISLWVRKNLRTHVGDIDAGAVPCGFGRAIGNKGGVGLRIRVFDRIMCFVNCHLAAHLEAVNRRNADFDHIYRSMVFNRSSTLLNNAAAGVSTSVQMTRGANAMGGNSEDPRPELTDADMVVFFGDFNYRLFGISYDEARDFVSQRCFDWLREKDQLRAEMKAGRVFQGMREALIKFPPTYKFERHQPGLGGYDSGEKKRIPAWCDRIIYRDNRSGPVAECSLECPVVSSILQYEARMDVTDSDHKPVRCKFSVQICYVDRSVRRKEFGEIFTGNETIQSLLKDSYYVPETIVNTDNIMLQNQDTFSLRITNKCSKDIAIFKIICQGQSTIKDGEDREYHPRGCFGFPRWLEVTPAAGMIKPEHYAEVSVHHEESHTLEEFVDGIPQNWWCEDTRDKEVILMVNVQGCSSTQSYSHRIHVRHSFSGKTLRVDSATNNSRKNNHHPTEVRHSSYSSDTEKPVKQETRSTDSLR; via the exons atggatGACCGAATAGAAGACGACGACAGAGAAGCTCTGGCGGGGTTAAGCTCCTCCGCCCATCCACCACGCAAATCCCTCTCTTACACCCACCAACTACGTGGGTCGTCCGCCCACAAGCGCCACAACCAGGTCCGCAAGCACAGCCTGGACGACGCCCAGATTAATCCCAGGAACAACAACAATGGTAATAACAGCAACATTAACaatagcaacaacaacaacgccGATCGGTACTGCTCGTCTTCCGACGATGATGAATTCTTTCCCTACTCCTGCAACTCTGCCCCTGCTTCCGGCGATCACGAGGAGGACTACCTGTCTCAGAGGATCGACCAGGGCCTTAGCATGGACGTGGTGGGTTCTGCGGACCAATGTCAACCTCTTCCGGAGTTCATCGGCAGCGGCGGCGGCACCGGCATCTTCAAGGTGCCAACCCGCGCGGCAGTGCATCCAGGACGGCCACCGTGCTTGGAGCTGAGACCCCATCCGTTAAGGGAGACGCAGGTGGGGAAATTCCTGAGGAACATCGCATGCACGGAGACGCAGTTGTGGGCAGGTCAGGAGTCGGGGGTGCGAGTGTGGAACTTGCAGGAAGGGTATGAGCCAGGAAGTGGGCTGGGAGGGAGAGTGATGAGAGGAGATGAAGACGCTGCTCCATTCCATGAATCCGCAAACACCCCTCCCGTCATGTCCTTGATGATTGATGATGGCAATCGCCTCGTTTGGACTGGCCATAAGGATGGCAAGATTCGCTCTTGGCGGATGGATAagcctctttctctttctctttctgacCATTCTCCTTTCAAGGAAGGTCTTTCATGGCAGGCCCATCGCACTCCTGTTCTTGCCATCACTATGACCTCTCATG GTGATCTATGGTCTGGTTCTGAAGGTGGCATTATTAAGATCTGGCCTTGGGAATCCATtgaaaaatctctctctctcaaatccGAGGAAAGATATATGGCTGCTTTACTGGTGGAGAGATCTTACATTGACCTTAGGAACAAAGTCACTGTTAACGGTGTTTGTAGCATTTCTTCTCAAGATGTTAAGTGCTTATTATCCGATCATGGTAGAGCTAAAGTTTGGTGTGCTAGTGCTCTGTCCTTCTCATTGTG GGATTCTCGTACGAGGGAGCTTGTTAAAGTGTTTAATATAGAAGGACAGATAGAGAATCGAGTGGACATGTCATCGGTCCAGCAAGATCAGGTTGCAGTGGAAGATGAGATGAAGGTCAAATTTGTTTCCACATCAAAGAAGGAGAAATCCCAGGGCTTTCTACAGAGATCAAGGAACGCTATTATGGGAGCTGCAGACGCTGTTCGTAGAGTTGCAACTAGAGGAGCAGGGGCATTTGTAGAAGATAATACCAAGAGGACTGAAGCTCTGGTGCTTGCAGCAGATGGCATGATATGGAGTGGATGTACTAATGGCTTACTAATTCAGTGGGATGGGAATGGGAACCGAGTTCAAGATTTCAATCCCCATCCTTGTGCCGTTCAATGCTTTTGTACATTTGGAACACGAATTTATATTGGCTACGTGAGTGGGATTGTTCAGGTAATGGATCTGGATGGAACGCTGATTGCAGGATGGGTTGCTCATAGTAGTCCTGTGATAAAGTTGGCAGTAGGAACTAACTATGTTTTTAGCCTGGCTACTCACGGTGGTATACGTGGATGGAACATAACATCTCCAGGACCCATTGATAACATATTACGAGCAGAATTGGCTGGAAGAGAGAAGACATATACCAGAAGAAACAATGTCAGAATTTTGATTGGAACGTGGAATGTTGGTCAAGGAAGAGCCTCCCATGATGCACTTATGTCTTGGTTGGGTTCTGCTGTGCCAGATGTTGGCATTGTTGTTATAGGGTTGCAAGAAGTAGAAATGGGCGCAGGCTTTCTTGCCATGTCTGCGGCTAAAGAAACT GTAGGACTTGAAGGGAGTTCTGTTGGACACTGGTGGCTGGACAATATAGGGAAGGCCTTAGAAGAAGGAAAAACTTTTGAACGTATGGGTTCAAGGCAGCTAGCAGGCTTGCTCATATCTCTTTG GGTAAGAAAGAATCTTAGGACACATGTTGGAGATATTGATGCTGGAGCAGTTCCATGCGGCTTTGGTCGTGCTATTGGTAATAAG GGAGGTGTAGGTTTGAGAATTAGAGTGTTTGATCGTATAATGTGCTTTGTGAACTGTCATTTGGCTGCACATTTGGAAGCTGTGAATCGCAGAAATGCTGATTTCGATCACATTTATCGAAGCATGGTGTTCAACAGATCTTCAACACTACTTAACAATGCGGCTG CTGGTGTCTCAACTTCTGTTCAGATGACTCGTGGCGCAAAT GCTATGGGAGGCAACTCTGAAGATCCAAGGCCTGAATTAACTGACGCAGACATGGTAGTGTtctttggtgatttcaattacCGCCTTTTTGGCATATCATATGATGAAGCAAGGGACTTTGTTTCGCAAAGATGCTTTGATTGGCTGAGAGAAAAGGACCAGCTCAGGGCAGAGATGAAAGCTGGCAGAGTTTTTCAAGGAATGCGTGAGGCCCTCATCAAATTCCCTCCCACTTACAAGTTTGAAAGGCACCAACCTGGTTTGGGAG GATATGATTCTGGCGAGAAAAAACGAATTCCAGCATGGTGTGACAGAATAATATATCGAGACAACCGGTCGGGACCAGTGGCAGAGTGCAGCTTGGAATGCCCTGTAGTCTCATCAATATTACA gTACGAGGCACGCATGGATGTGACTGACAGTGATCATAAACCTGTGAGGTGCAAATTCAGTGTTCAAATTTGCTATGTTGATAGATCAGTGAGGAGAAAGGAATTTGGGGAAATTTTCACAGGCAATGAGACAATACAGTCTCTGCTGAAAGATTCATATTATGTTCCAGAAACCATTGTCAACACGGACAACATAATGCTTCAAAATCAGGACACATTCAGTCTCCGCATCACAAATAAATGTTCCAAGGATATTGCTATATTTAAAATCATCTGTCAAGGTCAGTCCACTATCAAGGATGGCGAAGACCGTGAATATCATCCAAGAGGTTGCTTTGGCTTTCCTCGATGGCTTGAG GTGACACCAGCAGCGGGCATGATAAAACCAGAACATTATGCAGAGGTTTCAGTGCATCATGAAGAATCTCATACCCTGGAAGAGTTTGTTGATGGCATCCCACAGAACTGGTGGTGTGAGGACACCAGAGACAAGGAAGTGATATTGATGGTGAATGTCCAAGGTTGTTCCTCCACCCAATCTTACAGTCACAGAATCCATGTGCGTCATTCCTTCTCAGGCAAGACTCTCCGTGTTGACTCTGCCACCAACAACTCAAGGAAAAACAATCACCACCCCACCGAAGTTCGTCATTCCAGCTATTCCTCTGACACCGAGAAACCCGTGAAGCAAGAAACTAGGAGCACTGATAGTTTAAGGTAG
- the LOC107415684 gene encoding type I inositol polyphosphate 5-phosphatase 12 isoform X1: MDDRIEDDDREALAGLSSSAHPPRKSLSYTHQLRGSSAHKRHNQVRKHSLDDAQINPRNNNNGNNSNINNSNNNNADRYCSSSDDDEFFPYSCNSAPASGDHEEDYLSQRIDQGLSMDVVGSADQCQPLPEFIGSGGGTGIFKVPTRAAVHPGRPPCLELRPHPLRETQVGKFLRNIACTETQLWAGQESGVRVWNLQEGYEPGSGLGGRVMRGDEDAAPFHESANTPPVMSLMIDDGNRLVWTGHKDGKIRSWRMDKPLSLSLSDHSPFKEGLSWQAHRTPVLAITMTSHGDLWSGSEGGIIKIWPWESIEKSLSLKSEERYMAALLVERSYIDLRNKVTVNGVCSISSQDVKCLLSDHGRAKVWCASALSFSLWDSRTRELVKVFNIEGQIENRVDMSSVQQDQVAVEDEMKVKFVSTSKKEKSQGFLQRSRNAIMGAADAVRRVATRGAGAFVEDNTKRTEALVLAADGMIWSGCTNGLLIQWDGNGNRVQDFNPHPCAVQCFCTFGTRIYIGYVSGIVQVMDLDGTLIAGWVAHSSPVIKLAVGTNYVFSLATHGGIRGWNITSPGPIDNILRAELAGREKTYTRRNNVRILIGTWNVGQGRASHDALMSWLGSAVPDVGIVVIGLQEVEMGAGFLAMSAAKETVGLEGSSVGHWWLDNIGKALEEGKTFERMGSRQLAGLLISLWVRKNLRTHVGDIDAGAVPCGFGRAIGNKGGVGLRIRVFDRIMCFVNCHLAAHLEAVNRRNADFDHIYRSMVFNRSSTLLNNAAGMVRFLFLCCSLVLSTYLLWLLYSSGLPLVLSVAAGVSTSVQMTRGANAMGGNSEDPRPELTDADMVVFFGDFNYRLFGISYDEARDFVSQRCFDWLREKDQLRAEMKAGRVFQGMREALIKFPPTYKFERHQPGLGGYDSGEKKRIPAWCDRIIYRDNRSGPVAECSLECPVVSSILQYEARMDVTDSDHKPVRCKFSVQICYVDRSVRRKEFGEIFTGNETIQSLLKDSYYVPETIVNTDNIMLQNQDTFSLRITNKCSKDIAIFKIICQGQSTIKDGEDREYHPRGCFGFPRWLEVTPAAGMIKPEHYAEVSVHHEESHTLEEFVDGIPQNWWCEDTRDKEVILMVNVQGCSSTQSYSHRIHVRHSFSGKTLRVDSATNNSRKNNHHPTEVRHSSYSSDTEKPVKQETRSTDSLR, from the exons atggatGACCGAATAGAAGACGACGACAGAGAAGCTCTGGCGGGGTTAAGCTCCTCCGCCCATCCACCACGCAAATCCCTCTCTTACACCCACCAACTACGTGGGTCGTCCGCCCACAAGCGCCACAACCAGGTCCGCAAGCACAGCCTGGACGACGCCCAGATTAATCCCAGGAACAACAACAATGGTAATAACAGCAACATTAACaatagcaacaacaacaacgccGATCGGTACTGCTCGTCTTCCGACGATGATGAATTCTTTCCCTACTCCTGCAACTCTGCCCCTGCTTCCGGCGATCACGAGGAGGACTACCTGTCTCAGAGGATCGACCAGGGCCTTAGCATGGACGTGGTGGGTTCTGCGGACCAATGTCAACCTCTTCCGGAGTTCATCGGCAGCGGCGGCGGCACCGGCATCTTCAAGGTGCCAACCCGCGCGGCAGTGCATCCAGGACGGCCACCGTGCTTGGAGCTGAGACCCCATCCGTTAAGGGAGACGCAGGTGGGGAAATTCCTGAGGAACATCGCATGCACGGAGACGCAGTTGTGGGCAGGTCAGGAGTCGGGGGTGCGAGTGTGGAACTTGCAGGAAGGGTATGAGCCAGGAAGTGGGCTGGGAGGGAGAGTGATGAGAGGAGATGAAGACGCTGCTCCATTCCATGAATCCGCAAACACCCCTCCCGTCATGTCCTTGATGATTGATGATGGCAATCGCCTCGTTTGGACTGGCCATAAGGATGGCAAGATTCGCTCTTGGCGGATGGATAagcctctttctctttctctttctgacCATTCTCCTTTCAAGGAAGGTCTTTCATGGCAGGCCCATCGCACTCCTGTTCTTGCCATCACTATGACCTCTCATG GTGATCTATGGTCTGGTTCTGAAGGTGGCATTATTAAGATCTGGCCTTGGGAATCCATtgaaaaatctctctctctcaaatccGAGGAAAGATATATGGCTGCTTTACTGGTGGAGAGATCTTACATTGACCTTAGGAACAAAGTCACTGTTAACGGTGTTTGTAGCATTTCTTCTCAAGATGTTAAGTGCTTATTATCCGATCATGGTAGAGCTAAAGTTTGGTGTGCTAGTGCTCTGTCCTTCTCATTGTG GGATTCTCGTACGAGGGAGCTTGTTAAAGTGTTTAATATAGAAGGACAGATAGAGAATCGAGTGGACATGTCATCGGTCCAGCAAGATCAGGTTGCAGTGGAAGATGAGATGAAGGTCAAATTTGTTTCCACATCAAAGAAGGAGAAATCCCAGGGCTTTCTACAGAGATCAAGGAACGCTATTATGGGAGCTGCAGACGCTGTTCGTAGAGTTGCAACTAGAGGAGCAGGGGCATTTGTAGAAGATAATACCAAGAGGACTGAAGCTCTGGTGCTTGCAGCAGATGGCATGATATGGAGTGGATGTACTAATGGCTTACTAATTCAGTGGGATGGGAATGGGAACCGAGTTCAAGATTTCAATCCCCATCCTTGTGCCGTTCAATGCTTTTGTACATTTGGAACACGAATTTATATTGGCTACGTGAGTGGGATTGTTCAGGTAATGGATCTGGATGGAACGCTGATTGCAGGATGGGTTGCTCATAGTAGTCCTGTGATAAAGTTGGCAGTAGGAACTAACTATGTTTTTAGCCTGGCTACTCACGGTGGTATACGTGGATGGAACATAACATCTCCAGGACCCATTGATAACATATTACGAGCAGAATTGGCTGGAAGAGAGAAGACATATACCAGAAGAAACAATGTCAGAATTTTGATTGGAACGTGGAATGTTGGTCAAGGAAGAGCCTCCCATGATGCACTTATGTCTTGGTTGGGTTCTGCTGTGCCAGATGTTGGCATTGTTGTTATAGGGTTGCAAGAAGTAGAAATGGGCGCAGGCTTTCTTGCCATGTCTGCGGCTAAAGAAACT GTAGGACTTGAAGGGAGTTCTGTTGGACACTGGTGGCTGGACAATATAGGGAAGGCCTTAGAAGAAGGAAAAACTTTTGAACGTATGGGTTCAAGGCAGCTAGCAGGCTTGCTCATATCTCTTTG GGTAAGAAAGAATCTTAGGACACATGTTGGAGATATTGATGCTGGAGCAGTTCCATGCGGCTTTGGTCGTGCTATTGGTAATAAG GGAGGTGTAGGTTTGAGAATTAGAGTGTTTGATCGTATAATGTGCTTTGTGAACTGTCATTTGGCTGCACATTTGGAAGCTGTGAATCGCAGAAATGCTGATTTCGATCACATTTATCGAAGCATGGTGTTCAACAGATCTTCAACACTACTTAACAATGCGGCTGGTATGGTGCGATTCCTGTTTTTGTGTTGCTCTCTTGTCTTGTCCACGTATTTATTATGGCTGCTTTATTCTTCTGGCTTGCCATTGGTCCTCTCTGTTGCAGCTGGTGTCTCAACTTCTGTTCAGATGACTCGTGGCGCAAAT GCTATGGGAGGCAACTCTGAAGATCCAAGGCCTGAATTAACTGACGCAGACATGGTAGTGTtctttggtgatttcaattacCGCCTTTTTGGCATATCATATGATGAAGCAAGGGACTTTGTTTCGCAAAGATGCTTTGATTGGCTGAGAGAAAAGGACCAGCTCAGGGCAGAGATGAAAGCTGGCAGAGTTTTTCAAGGAATGCGTGAGGCCCTCATCAAATTCCCTCCCACTTACAAGTTTGAAAGGCACCAACCTGGTTTGGGAG GATATGATTCTGGCGAGAAAAAACGAATTCCAGCATGGTGTGACAGAATAATATATCGAGACAACCGGTCGGGACCAGTGGCAGAGTGCAGCTTGGAATGCCCTGTAGTCTCATCAATATTACA gTACGAGGCACGCATGGATGTGACTGACAGTGATCATAAACCTGTGAGGTGCAAATTCAGTGTTCAAATTTGCTATGTTGATAGATCAGTGAGGAGAAAGGAATTTGGGGAAATTTTCACAGGCAATGAGACAATACAGTCTCTGCTGAAAGATTCATATTATGTTCCAGAAACCATTGTCAACACGGACAACATAATGCTTCAAAATCAGGACACATTCAGTCTCCGCATCACAAATAAATGTTCCAAGGATATTGCTATATTTAAAATCATCTGTCAAGGTCAGTCCACTATCAAGGATGGCGAAGACCGTGAATATCATCCAAGAGGTTGCTTTGGCTTTCCTCGATGGCTTGAG GTGACACCAGCAGCGGGCATGATAAAACCAGAACATTATGCAGAGGTTTCAGTGCATCATGAAGAATCTCATACCCTGGAAGAGTTTGTTGATGGCATCCCACAGAACTGGTGGTGTGAGGACACCAGAGACAAGGAAGTGATATTGATGGTGAATGTCCAAGGTTGTTCCTCCACCCAATCTTACAGTCACAGAATCCATGTGCGTCATTCCTTCTCAGGCAAGACTCTCCGTGTTGACTCTGCCACCAACAACTCAAGGAAAAACAATCACCACCCCACCGAAGTTCGTCATTCCAGCTATTCCTCTGACACCGAGAAACCCGTGAAGCAAGAAACTAGGAGCACTGATAGTTTAAGGTAG
- the LOC107415683 gene encoding ankyrin repeat-containing protein At5g02620, whose amino-acid sequence MERQSSCRATTVEKQPTSISSCRVMEKQSSFGRAMEKQKSFRGLMERQKSIRIVMEKQLSFIGGERKKSKESPGKRGDSQLHLAARGGNLVRVKEIIQNFGDKDSMDLLSKTNQEGETPLYVAAENGHASVVGEMLKHMDLQTASIAARNGYDPFHIAARQGHLDVLKELLHVFPNLAMTTDLSNSTALHTAAIQGHVDVVNLLLETDSNLAKIARNNGKTVLHSAARMGRLEVVRSLLSKDPSAGFRTDKKGQTALHMAVKGQNEEIVLELLKPDPAVLSLEDTKGNTALHIATRKGHIENVRCLLSIEGININATNKSGETPLDIAEKFGTPELVSILKEAGATKATEQGKGPNPAKQLKQTVSDIKHDVQSQLQQTRQTGFRVQKIAKRLKKLHISGLNNAINSSTVVAVLIATVAFAAIFTVPGQFVEEKTKGTSLGQARIANNAAFIIFFVFDSLALFISLAVVVVQTSVVVIEQKAKKQLVFVINKLMWLACLFISVAFISLTYVVVGSDSRWLAVYATVIGGAIMLTTIGSMCYCVVLHRMEECKLRNIRRAESRSFSMSVASDPEILNGEYKRMYAL is encoded by the exons ATGGAGAGACAGAGCAGTTGTCGGGCAACAACGGTGGAAAAGCAACCAACTTCAATTTCAAGTTGCCGAGTAATGGAGAAACAGTCAAGTTTTGGGAGGGCAATGGAGAAGCAGAAGAGTTTTCGTGGGCTTATGGAAAGGCAAAAGAGTATCCGCATAGTGATGGAGAAGCAGCTCAGCTTCATTGGTGGGGAGAGGAAGAAGAGCAAGGAATCTCCCGGTAAAAGAGGTGACTCCCAACTTCATTTGGCTGCTCGGGGAGGGAATTTAGTCAGAGTCAAAGAGATTATTCAGAATTTTGGCGACAAGGATTCCATGGATTTGTTGTCAAAGACCAATCAGGAGGGGGAGACCCCCCTTTATGTTGCAGCCGAGAACGGCCATGCTTCTGTTGTTGGGGAGATGTTGAAACATATGGACCTTCAAACTGCATCCATAGCTGCTAGAAACGGCTATGATCCATTTCATATTGCTGCAAGACAGGGTCATCTTG ACGTGTTGAAGGAACTTTTGCATGTGTTCCCTAACTTGGCAATGACCACAGATTTATCCAATTCAACTGCATTACATACAGCTGCTATTCAAGGGCACGTTGACGTAGTGAATCTTCTTCTGGAAACAGATTCAAACCTTGCCAAGATAGCCCGAAACAATGGTAAGACTGTACTTCATTCCGCAGCAAGGATGGGGCGCTTGGAAGTGGTGAGGTCCCTACTAAGTAAGGATCCAAGTGCTGGTTTCAGGACTGACAAAAAGGGCCAAACTGCATTGCACATGGCTGTCAAAGGACAAAACGAGGAGATTGTTCTCGAACTGTTAAAACCTGACCCTGCTGTTTTGAGTCTGGAAGATACCAAGGGAAACACAGCATTGCATATTGCCACAAGGAAGGGCCATATTGAG AACGTACGTTGCTTATTATCAATCGAGGGTATTAATATCAATGCAACCAACAAAAGTGGAGAGACGCCTCTTGACATTGCAGAAAAATTTGGAACTCCTGAACTTGTCTCCATTTTAAAAGAGGCAGGGGCAACCAAGGCTACAGAACAAGGAAAAGGCCCAAATCCCGCAAAGCAACTCAAGCAGACTGTGAGTGACATAAAACATGATGTCCAGTCACAACTCCAGCAGACCCGTCAAACTGGCTTCAGAGTGCAGAAAATTGCTAAGAGGCTAAAGAAGCTTCATATCAGTGGACTCAACAATGCTATAAATTCTTCGACCGTTGTTGCGGTTCTCATTGCCACTGTTGCTTTTGCAGCCATCTTCACCGTGCCTGGACAGTTTGTAGAGGAGAAAACAAAGGGAACTTCACTTGGACAGGCCCGTATAGCAAACAATGCTGCTTTTATCATCTTCTTTGTGTTCGACAGTCTAGCGCTCTTCATTTCCCTGGCAGTTGTTGTAGTCCAGACATCTGTGGTTGTCATTGAACAGAAGGCAAAGAAACAACTTGTTTTTGTGATCAATAAGCTTATGTGGTTGGCTTGCCTCTTCATTTCAGTTGCATTTATTTCTCTCACATACGTGGTTGTGGGATCAGATTCCAGGTGGCTTGCGGTATATGCTACTGTTATTGGTGGTGCTATAATGCTGACTACAATTGGTTCGATGTGCTATTGTGTTGTACTACATAGGATGGAGGAGTGTAAGTTGAGAAATATTAGGAGAGCTGAGAGTCGTTCTTTCTCCATGTCTGTGGCATCAGATCCAGAGATTTTGAATGGTGAATATAAGAGGATGTATGCACTTTAA